The Porites lutea chromosome 11, jaPorLute2.1, whole genome shotgun sequence genome contains the following window.
TTTTGGATCGAATGCTAAATTTTGATATGCAGAATACACTTTAAGACATCCTTGTCAGCAGCTTCAAATTGAAAGTACACAAATTTACAGTACTTGTGGTATAATGGGAATATTTGATAATTAATAGCCGTCTGCTATATTTGTACCTTATATGAGGATCTTTCTGGAGAAGCTCAAGTGAGCTTGCTAACATCCCAAAATGTTGTAATACCCAGATATTTAGCAGATATGTGTGAATTATTGTAATCTGATTGTTATGGAAAATTACAaagattgaaataaaaaaatccaTTGAAACCGTAAAAAATAGTCATAAATAACATTCAACTGGTTGCTAGGGACCTTAAGTGGAAGACGCATAAACGGATGCATTAAAGAGAAGGATTCATGTCAGTTTTGTTATGAAATACGCGAACGTAAGTGAATTATTATTGGATCAGGAACGGATAAGTATATAACATATCTAATCTTCCCTTTCATACCCAAGCTCAAAAAGTATCGGTCAGAGGTGAAAATGTAAGTCAAACCAAGTTTTTTGGCGATATTTTTCCAGCACGAAATAAATTTTGTCCGGTCCTTCTGTGACAATATCATGGCTTAAAAACAACTCTGTATGACGTAAGGTTTGTTTTGGCTCTCGCAAAGGAAACAGTGATTACGAGAGACTCGTTACTTTTTTGCAATATATTTCGTGACCCTGTTTTGTCCCACGCTATACCGGTGCTTTTTTAAAGCTTAACTCTTCAACCCCGCGGTTAATGCGGTTTCACGATATGAAACCGGCAACAGCAAGTGTTTTTCATTCTGTCAAACTATCTTGAATTTCGTGTTTAAATTATTTGAAAGTTTGTAAAGCACTTAAAACGCAAGTTTGGCTTGCCTATTGGTTCAGTTAACGTCACCTAGACTCCACCTAGTTAAATGTCCAATGCATtaatttcattatttgttttttaagacTATTAAGGAAGCAATTGAAAGTTTTTTTGTCAAGTTAAAGGTATTttgtttcaatatttttttattaactttgtCTGCATAGCTTGAATAGATTTCCTTAAAAATTATACGTTGTAATTCACATTACATAAATCTTCTTGCGGATTTCTTGGGTATTAGCGAGGTTTTTGCATGTTTTGTTAAATTCCCAAATTGTTTATGCAACCTTCGAAAGGAGCTTTCAGAAGGTCAAAAAATTTTTGAAGCTAGAGAACTATTACTTTGGTTTCATGATCTATAACCGATAGTTTTAGTTAGGTTAATGTAAACGGTTTTATGTCCAATTACCCCGACCTCTATCTGCTTATTTTTCTACTGTGTTCACTTGCCACCCTAGTCGGGGGAacttaaatttaaagaaaaaacatcttTACAATGCTTCGACATCCGTCAAATTTACTGTGTCACTTAagtggatttaaaaaaaaagggaataTGTATTGAGAAAAAAACTAAACTGCACGTTTGTGATCACGACGTATCGGACACGAATTTCCTGTTTATATAACCATGCTTTCTTACGTAATCCACATCCGATTTGACATTTTAAGtttctaaatttttttaaacttatttttttgtttagctACCAGCTATACTTTTCGAGACAGAATAGATATTTGATGCTACACTTGAAAAAGATCTGGGAATTGAAAGATACTGTACGTAAGCCCTATTTTGGCGTTCTGCTGGATGAATGAGCCTAGAGGTCAACATGTCTTGAAAAGCTTTACCAAAAATCACGTTCACCCAAGCGCAGTAACATTGTAAAAGAATTCAGTAGCATTACTGACGAATAGGTAACAAACCTTTCGACTTCATTGCGACTGCAACGTGTATTAACCTAAATAATAGCCTAAGGTTCCTTGTTTCTCTCACGAAATTCATTTTGATAGCCCAGTATTTTTCATGTCAATCTTATCTACCATAGAAACTGGTTTTCAGAAGAGCCACACGAGCCTAACAGTAAAATATTAGTACCGAGTTGTACTAATGTATTTCCACCGCTTATTGCCACAAGCGGTTGATAACTGTCTTATCAACCTACGATCACAGTTAGCTATCATATTCGGAAAACGACGAGTTGCATTTTTCACTCTTATGAAATGTAACGGTAAACTTACTTATTTTCCATTGTCTGCATTGATTTATgtgttaaaaattttatttaatgtGAAACAAAAATCTCCCGGAAGTATTCTTCAGGCGTAATAAGTTTGAAGAtggtttttaaaacttaataaatATTACTAATTCGGCATCCTTTCCAGCGTAGGTCCACATAGATGAAGCTGGGGTAAGGGGAACGAGCAAAGGTGAATGATTTGATTGGAGTATTAAATTGAACATTTTACAACTTTGACTTGCTAAAAGTTGATATTGCACTTTCGACTCCTAATACAGTATAGAGCGGAAACAGAAGGGTAATACTGATGTcggcaaaaaaaagttttattactaTACTTGGAccaaataattatgataaacgTTCTTGTGATAATTGATCGGACGCGATTAGCAGATCTTATCGATCCCGCCACGTGGCTCAGTCAGTGTCAAGAAAATTGTGCGTCCATTGTTATACACTGTTCTCATGTTCACTCGATAGTCAAACGTTTAAATACACAAGAACATTATAATAATATGACAGtttattaacttattaaatACACGATAAGAACGataaaaaccaaaaaagcaCTTCTCACTTTCTTAATTATCTTGTAATGGACTGTCAATAGCTCAATGTTTCTCTTTTTATTACAGAATAGACCTtaatgtttttaattatttctccTTTCGGtatgaaaaatacaaaatatacaGCCTTGAAAATGATGTGGATGAGTGTCGACTGTGTTTGCGCACTGCAATACTCTGCTAATAgtcaattttttcatgtttataaaTGTTCAAATCATCTTGCAAACTGTGGAATCCCATCACGAATGCGGTCAATAGGAGCTCCATATTGAATCAACAGAGCTGCAGCGTCAAAATTTCCCGCCATAACAGCCACCTCCAGTGGCGTGAATCCATCAGGAGTCTCGTTGGTTAACTGAAGTCCAAGTTCGATGAGACTCTCAGCGCATTTTGTGAGTCCTCGAGCGGCTGCCTCGTGCAATGGAAATAGTCCCATTTTCGGTAGCGCCTCTAATGAGAGCTTTCCTTGTTTAATATCGTCAACAATGTCCTCTAAATCAATGTATATATCTTCAACCACCATACCATATCGTCGGTTTTGTTCTTTTCCgttattctttgtttgttctctCCGCTTTTCTCCCTGTTCACGatttgcgttttttctttccagtttaTCTTGCTTTAGAGCCAAATTATTACCGGTATCACTGGTCATTTCTTTCCTTATATTTCGTCTTCGCCGTCTTTTAACATGTTCCTGGCAAGCTACTTCTCCTTCTTGCTTCATTTTAGTTTCCTTCTTGCTGCCTACGGTCAATGCTGCGTCCGTGATGTCTTGGTTAATCTGACTCATATTTGAGGAAATCTTCACTTATTAAAGCTCCGTATCTTGATTAATGCTGATTAATATAAACAATGTGGTCTTTTTTTAGAGTAAAGGAGCTTAGCTGTCAGCTTATTAATAACGTGATCTAATTTAAAGTCTTGTTTGCATAGtttcaaaaaaaacaatgacacCCATTTCCCTTGCACGCAATTTTATTTACGTGACTAGAAGTCGGAAAGTTTGAGATTTAATATTACCCCGAAATAAATATTGTCTCAAGCGGAAACTGGTCCCATCACAGAGGTTAGCATTTTGAGGATTCTACGGAGCTTGTCACGAACATCGCTTCGTACGTAGGTTGCCGGATATCACTTTTTATGATTATAAAGGGAAAATTTTCTCTTCTATATCTTTCCTCGCATTATCAATTTCAAtcgtttttaaaagaaactatcTCGTGCAATTGTAAATAAGTGACGTTTAACACGTACACCGCAGCATGAAGTGACCACAAACAGAAAGGAGATATggacaaaacatgaaaacagtaCCAAAATATTCTTGCCTTGTTGAGACATACTATGTGACTGAACGTGAAATGAAACTATTCAAGGCTTTCTTTCACACTTGGTGTCTCGGATAAACTGTTATtaatgaataaaattttattcactTTCCTTTCCGTCGATTCACTTGCTACTATCCCTTTGGTGTTGCAGGTGCTGCTGCTGGTCGCTGCTTTTATAAGAGGAAAAGTACTTCCTCATAATTTTAACAACTTTATGAAAAGTCAAGTCCAATTTCATTGCCTTTCTGAAAAGCTAAAGGAAGAAGGCTACAACTACCGACCGTCCTCCAAAGTTTTTCCCACAAAGAACTGACTGACTTGTTTCAGTCCCAGTAATATAATGGCGAGTTTAATAACTTCGATGATGTGGTTATTAACTGTTTTACCATAACTTAAGTTCCTTTGGCAGAGAAATAATGTTTGACTTGCTTTTATGGCTGTAGATCAACGGATAAGGCATGTGCCAATATTGATGTCATATCACCGATAACAGGTCGGTATCAAATTGGGACAGCTTGTCTCTTTTCACGAAGAGAAAAGAGGATAGTGCTTTAAGAACTGATTCATATCAAAAattgcttgattttttttcaacttagGAATGCTTCTAACGCAAAACGTGTCACGTGACGTAGTTCAAGTTTAATCTCACCAAATCGGCTTATTGTTGCATTCAGTTGTTAGCGATTAATTGCACCCGTATTTACGTTCCAGTGAGCTACATACAATTCATGCACGAAACCATTCACACTGAAATAGAAGTAAAACGTCGCTGATTGGCTAGTTTATAAACTGAGGGCGTAGTTGGAAACTGTGAAGCATTTTCCACCCTTTCTCAATCGGAAGGAAGACTGCGAAGCGACTTATGTACAATACAGCTGGCCTTGTTGACTCGAAATTTGTACACAAGTGTTTACGAAAGAAGCGGAAAGTTTGAAGTTACATTTGAAATATAATCACTATTTACTAATAAGAAGAGAAAATTATTTGGGATTTATAGTCTTATCCGATTCCAAATTTATTAAAGTTTCATATTAACCTAAGAAACCACAACAGGAAAAAGTTGATTAATAAACACGAGACGGAAGGAATGATGTGTCTGTAGAAGAATTCAAGCGATGATGACATCGTTTTCGTTTGTTGAATGCGTAGAGATGTTTCCCTTCAAACAGCCGAATGATTTGGGGTAATTTTGTCCCTTTTACGTGAATTTAACTCGAAAGGAGGTAGGTATTTTTGTATCTGGTCGCTCTTGATCCGGTATGGTATTTCAAGTCATTTTGAACATCACGCGAAGACTAGTTGTACTTgtggaattttttgtttcatcggTATCTCCTTGTTTCCGCCTGCGCCCTATGCGATGCGCCATCAGACGCGGAAAGGGCCTGTATGGTAGTTATGATAATAATAGCCTGCTagcatgctctccatatatggcgagcgaagcgagccgcgagAGAACGCACTCGAGTCCTCTTTCGGGAgctgctctcgcgtgacttctcgcgattCCCCCAAATagttgctcgcaggctatgatAATGAGGATGATCTCCTTGTTTAGTGCGCGAGTGTCTATAAGGAAACTGTGGCAGCTACCTCCTCCCCTAATCATTTTCTTACTGCACCCGGTACATCCTATGGTCAGTAAGCCTTGTCGGCAGAGCGCGGTGCAATGGAGCTACACCGAGGTCGAGAGTTTATGCGTCTCACGAGCCATGATTATTTTATTGtagcttttgttttattttcctcgTGCTTTATTTTGCTATTactttttgttcagttttcCCAGATTTTTTACTTGACAAACCACTCGATTTCACAATTTGTCTCTTGAATTGACTCTGCGGATAGAAGTCCCTCTTTTATAGATCCATCTACatacaaaccaaaaaaaagtttgtttataaCCCCTCTTTCCAGTCATAAGCTCACCTACTCTACATCGGATGTCAGTAAAGGATGAAAGTCCTTTAATTTTGGTGCTAACTTCATCCAACCCAGCAAACAGAAAGACCTTTAGGATAAGGTTGCTCATGTtgtggaagaactaaaaaagacaTTGACTCAAGGCTCTTTTTGCACTGAATGGAGTCCTTAATTGATGCGGGAGAAAtgtgtccttgaaaagtccttgaattttattctattttttttttcaacaacgGTTACGAACCCTGTCTTTCCGTGTTGTACCTAGTACTCATTATCACTGTTGTTATGATGGTGAACCTAAGCAGTAAAGTTTGTTTCGCTTGTGCTCGAGTTATCACTAATACTTTCAAGTTTGACTTTGTTTTTAAGTGTCTCACTGTTATGTTAAGGAGAGCTTTAAAACTTCAAGCCAGCTTACAAGATTGTATGTATACCAATGTATTTCTTACCTACTCAATGCATTGCTAAACTTC
Protein-coding sequences here:
- the LOC140952153 gene encoding uncharacterized protein, with the protein product MSQINQDITDAALTVGSKKETKMKQEGEVACQEHVKRRRRRNIRKEMTSDTGNNLALKQDKLERKNANREQGEKRREQTKNNGKEQNRRYGMVVEDIYIDLEDIVDDIKQGKLSLEALPKMGLFPLHEAAARGLTKCAESLIELGLQLTNETPDGFTPLEVAVMAGNFDAAALLIQYGAPIDRIRDGIPQFAR